One Chrysiogenia bacterium DNA window includes the following coding sequences:
- a CDS encoding cytochrome C gives MPGQALSKSKTSKPLERGEYLVRLGGCNDCHTPGYSQSNGTVPRDQWLTGVPVGFRGPWGTTYPVNLRYYMERYSEDEWVSIAKTLQTRPPMPWYDIQKVPEEDLRALYQLLRSLGPVGEPTPAYLPPDQEPATPFIVFVPQAPAAMK, from the coding sequence CTGCCCGGACAGGCCCTTTCGAAATCAAAGACATCGAAGCCTCTGGAGCGCGGGGAGTATCTGGTGCGCCTTGGCGGTTGCAATGATTGCCATACGCCCGGTTATTCCCAGAGCAATGGCACCGTGCCCCGCGACCAGTGGCTCACCGGCGTGCCGGTGGGCTTTCGCGGTCCGTGGGGAACGACCTATCCGGTCAACCTGCGCTACTACATGGAGCGCTACAGCGAGGACGAGTGGGTGAGCATTGCAAAGACCCTGCAGACCCGCCCGCCCATGCCCTGGTATGATATCCAGAAGGTGCCCGAGGAAGACCTGCGGGCGCTCTACCAGTTACTCCGTTCGCTCGGCCCCGTGGGCGAGCCGACTCCGGCCTACCTTCCGCCGGACCAGGAACCCGCGACGCCGTTTATTGTCTTCGTCCCCCAGGCGCCGGCTGCGATGAAGTAA